A single genomic interval of Penicillium psychrofluorescens genome assembly, chromosome: 2 harbors:
- a CDS encoding uncharacterized protein (ID:PFLUO_003646-T1.cds;~source:funannotate): MDPKPPSSQDDPPPSSFATNLDQSHHALSDSLNRLTLANAAATPLPASPSLLSPRDGPSLRLPAASSHHQTPRRTPSSSSLRDERRKSIPALQKRASAASLRSAQNNGPASPLASPRHSSANFAGSPTSAASPAMFPQRLAPEHTGPTAASIAAQHFQREVDLHQAVDLRSKTVVVVHDACYGHRFSRPRAKRADLASIVERPERMRACVLGVSAAYVRLGGRHAGERFAPHPDLDLHVLPTPFQIRKTARFLTLSDPAVTNVHGTQWMSDLKSMCDVAESRLALTGKELVRPHTEGNGGLELSSRPTLHSGDLYLCSESLNALQGALGGVCDGVDAVLGPGPTSRAFVCIRPPGHHCSADFPSGFCWINNVHVGISYGAMHHGLTHAAILDFDLHHGDGSQEITWAHNYKASTAPRNVAPFKKTAIGYYSLHDINSYPCEGGEPDKVRNASVCIDGAHGQSIWNVHLETWETEAEFWNLYRTKYVTLINKAREFLRTHTKRLAETPGGPPPKAAIFISAGFDASEWESTGMQRHKVNVPTEFYARFTADVVRMSQEEGLGVNGRVISVLEGGYSDRALTSGVLSHLAGLGDTTTQETVDSRLAFEMTGRLGISTTPPKDTPKQVSGEYDSEWWSPAFLSELEALMSPQPKEKSAPTYFAPTRSFSAKVVTPNRDRRSTGSGSHPGSDPSLPPLPEVGWATATHELSKALIPEHRQTMSYRAEELNAEASRQRRDRQVALDGGVNKFAPAPEAPPPTLEDKRQLRVRKAKSPTPYSPRPATPRQQAMRKNRRTTLDANDFPDASGETSPSVDANRRKSTTAAAVDLGELQSTAPTGQSNTSASPRKTSGGSRPGTPRRSASPRKAPPVPKVPAVFRPSKLADEDTPDDLDSLTAGVRKIKLVMPSPEEQAAREKKAVEDRKSTSRASSSSKTPKSPRSPRKSNGGAKAPRSKPVVGSSSLTPSSSPPPLPTPTTETPLDSLVKQETKSVSSSGTPFASSPVIPPAGMPDISAPAPTAPSQWTAPQLSTAFATNTSPPLTPDTIQNSAPTQQQQHSKRIFSPTMSTAQTKQGLPVFTSNSPIPFAAPVNPDQEQAQQEQAQQNTRVSEQHAYSANPNYSGSYTYHS; this comes from the coding sequence AGGATGATCCGCCTCCCTCATCCTTCGCGACCAACCTGGATCAATCCCACCATGCGCTGTCCGATTCTTTGAACCGCCTGACTCTGGCCAATGCTGCCGCCACCCCTCTACCTGCGTCGCCGTCCCTGTTATCTCCTCGCGATGGCCCATCGTTGCGTCTGCCCGCTGCGAGTAGCCACCACCAGACCCCCCGACGAacccccagctccagctccctGCGCGACGAACGGCGCAAGTCCATCCCCGCTCTGCAGAAGCGCGCGTCCGCCGCCTCGTTGCGATCCGCTCAGAATAACGGCCCTGCCTCCCCTCTAGCTTCGCCGCGTCACTCGTCTGCCAACTTTGCGGGGTCACCGACCTCCGCCGCGTCGCCCGCCATGTTTCCCCAGAGACTCGCGCCGGAGCACACAGGCCCAACCGCCGCGTCGATTGCTGCCCAACACTTCCAAAGAGAGGTCGATTTGCACCAGGCCGTAGATCTGCGGTCCAAGACCGTTGTTGTGGTCCATGACGCCTGCTACGGCCACCGCTTTTCGCGCCCACGTGCAAAGCGAGCCGACTTGGCATCGATTGTTGAGAGACCAGAGCGCATGCGCGCTTGTGTTCTAGGTGTATCTGCCGCCTATGTTCGTCTTGGTGGTCGACATGCTGGTGAGCGGTTCGCGCCTCACCCAGATCTAGACCTACATGTCTTGCCCACGCCCTTCCAGATTCGCAAAACAGCCAGATTTCTTACCCTCTCTGACCCGGCCGTGACGAATGTCCATGGTACGCAATGGATGTCAGATTTGAAAAGCATGTGCGATGTGGCGGAATCCCGTCTTGCGCTGACCGGCAAGGAACTCGTTCGCCCGCATACAGAGGGCAACGGCGGCTTGGAGCTCAGCAGTCGCCCTACGCTTCACTCGGGAGATCTCTACCTATGCTCTGAGTCCTTGAATGCTTTGCAAGGCGCCCTGGGTGGTGTTTGCGACGGCGTGGATGCTGTTCTTGGACCCGGTCCGACCTCCCGTGCCTTCGTGTGCATCCGTCCTCCTGGACACCACTGCTCTGCCGACTTCCCTTCGGGCTTTTGCTGGATCAACAATGTCCATGTGGGAATTTCATATGGGGCGATGCACCACGGTTTGACCCATGCTGCCATCTTGGATTTCGACCTTCACCACGGGGATGGCTCACAGGAAATCACATGGGCTCACAATTACAAGGCTTCAACGGCCCCTCGCAACGTAGCCCCTTTTAAAAAGACCGCTATTGGATACTACAGCCTTCACGACATCAACTCTTACCCTTGTGAGGGTGGCGAACCGGACAAGGTGCGCAACGCGAGCGTCTGCATCGACGGAGCGCATGGCCAATCCATCTGGAACGTGCATCTCGAAACCTGGGAAACTGAGGCGGAGTTCTGGAATCTGTACCGGACCAAATACGTGACTTTGATCAACAAGGCGCGTGAGTTTCTTCGAACCCATACCAAACGACTCGCAGAAACTCCTGGCGGTCCTCCACCCAAGgctgccatcttcatctcggcTGGATTTGATGCAAGCGAGTGGGAAAGCACTGGAATGCAGCGCCACAAGGTCAATGTTCCAACTGAATTCTACGCCAGATTCACAGCCGACGTGGTCCGCATgtcgcaagaagaagggctcGGCGTTAATGGGCGCGTCATCAGTGTTCTGGAGGGCGGCTACAGTGATCGGGCTCTGACCAGCGGAGTGCTCAGTCATTTGGCTGGTCTGGGGGACACAACCACACAAGAAACAGTGGACAGCCGTCTGGCATTTGAAATGACCGGCAGGTTGGGTATTTCTACCACACCCCCAAAGGACACCCCGAAACAGGTTTCGGGCGAATATGATAGTGAATGGTGGTCCCCAGCATTCTTGTCCGAATTGGAGGCTCTCATGTCTCCGCAGCCCAAGGAGAAGTCCGCGCCTACATACTTTGCGCCCACCCGTTCATTTTCTGCGAAAGTGGTTACTCCCAACCGGGATCGCAGGTCCACCGGCTCCGGCTCTCATCCAGGCTCCGACCCCAGTCTTCCACCTCTGCCAGAAGTCGGctgggcgacggcgacgCATGAGTTGTCCAAGGCTCTTATCCCAGAACACCGACAGACGATGAGCTATCGCGCGGAGGAGCTCAATGCAGAAGCATCTCGTCAACGGCGGGACCGCCAGGTTGCTTTGGATGGCGGCGTCAACAAGTTCGCTCCGGCTCCTGAAGCCCCTCCTCCAACTTTGGAGGACAAGCGGCAGCTTCGTGTGCGGAAAGCCAAATCGCCAACCCCTTACTCCCCTCGACCGGCCACTCCGAGACAGCAAGCCATGAGAAAGAACCGGAGAACCACCCTCGATGCTAACGACTTTCCTGATGCATCGGGAGAGACGTCTCCTTCCGTGGATGCCAATCGCAGGAAGAGCACAACTGCAGCCGCTGTTGACCTGGGCGAATTGCAAAGCACGGCTCCCACCGGGCAATCCAACACTTCAGCCAGCCCTCGCAAGACCAGCGGCGGCTCTCGTCCAGGCACCCCGAGACGCTCTGCCAGCCCCCGAAAAGCCCCTCCAGTGCCCAAGGTGCCTGCTGTTTTCCGTCCCTCCAAgctcgccgacgaggacacCCCGGATGATCTCGACAGCCTTACTGCCGGTGTGCGCAAGATCAAACTGGTGATGCCCTCGCCGGAGGAACAGGCTGCGCGTGAGAAGAAAGCAGTAGAGGATCGCAAATCCACGTCCCgagcatcgtcatcatctaAGACTCCCAAATCTCCGCGGTCTCCGCGCAAGTCCAATGGCGGCGCGAAAGCTCCCCGCAGCAAGCCTGTTGTCGGGTCTTCCTCACTTACTCCCAGCAGCTCGCCGCCTCCTCTTCCTACCCCCACTACGGAGACCCCATTGGATAGTCTAGTGAAGCAGGAGACGAAGTCTGTTTCCTCATCTGGCACgccttttgcttcttctcccgtCATTCCACCAGCTGGCATGCCGGACATCTCTGCACCTGCACCTACCGCTCCATCGCAGTGGACTGCTCCACAGCTCTCTACCGCATTCGCCACCAACACCTCCCCCCCTCTTACCCCGGACACCATCCAAAATTCTGCCCCCactcagcagcagcagcattcCAAACGCATCTTCTCACCTACAATGTCCACAGCCCAAACTAAGCAAGGCCTACCCGTGTTCACATCCAACAGTCCCATCCC